The sequence below is a genomic window from Scophthalmus maximus strain ysfricsl-2021 chromosome 19, ASM2237912v1, whole genome shotgun sequence.
AGATAAGGGAGACGATAAGAGAACgtgtaaaaaacacacaaaattagtttcttcctcttcactcgTGGTCTGGGTTCTTGAGTTTGAAGATCATCTATTAAGATGTCTGCACACGCTGCTGTGTGGCAGGATGAGGCAATAAAACCCAAACCCCCTGAACATCTTTAGTGCGACAGATCAGATACCTTATCGGGTTGGAGGCAGCATGACACGCAATACTCGTAGATGCTGCAGCAGCCATTGGTCAGGCAGCTTTTACAAATGTACTGTCTGGTGCTGGGGGCATTGACGTTGCAGCAGCCGTTCACCAGCAGGTCGTTTCTCTCGCAGACGTAACCTGTTAAACATTAACACCGATGAGCACGTTCGTTGATTAAGAGGCAGCGGAAAAACAGTCTCCACGGAGCCGTCGTGGTTATCAGTGTGATGGCGGCCGCGCTTCTCACCGAGTTCGTCCGTGAGCAGCGTCTTGCCCTGGATGGAGTTCCGGCACTGAGTGATCTGTCGGCTGCTGTTGCCCAGGTTGAAGCGCACCTTCCAGGGGATGCGATGGTCCGAATCTCGCACCTCTAAGAGTGTGCGGTCCCGTATGGTCCTTTCCTCctgcaaacattcaaacaagGGGGGGTCAtgacatgatggaaaaaaaatatatagtatgGCCGGAAACTGACCGATATGTTTCTTATCATGTTAGTGCTGGTGCAATACCTGAATTTTGGTAATAATATCAAAACCCCTTTTAAAATATCTTCTTATAGAACTAAGAACGTTaagtaaatgtaaatgctgTAAAAGATCATTGCCTAAAGAAATATGTCTGACAGAGGCAATCTTCAAACTTTAATCAGATAGATAATCAGTTAACCATTTatgtatcttttgaaaaaaaaggtaattgcTGTTCTTCAAGCCTTCTATGGAAGTAAAGTGATTGATCGgacaaagcaaatgaaatatgtcaatttggGAAATTCTGGTGCTAACTTGCAATGTACTGttatttactatttattatttaggACATGAAGGTGTCACAATTTCTTACATGAGCCAAACAGACATTTCCCATATGGTTATTCTTTTTTGGAAACACAGGGCAGTGCCAAAGTTTAAGGCAATTTTAGACGTTTGGGTATATATTAATCGGGGAAGTGTCTGAGTCAGTCCCGAATCACTTCTGCAGGAGGACACAACAACTTGAAACAAACAGCCTGGAGCCATAAGGAATCATCTT
It includes:
- the spring1 gene encoding SREBP regulating gene protein → MMMVLRRLVRKRWVLGVVFGLSLIYFLTSTLKQEERTIRDRTLLEVRDSDHRIPWKVRFNLGNSSRQITQCRNSIQGKTLLTDELGYVCERNDLLVNGCCNVNAPSTRQYICKSCLTNGCCSIYEYCVSCCLQPDKQPLLEHFLNRAAEGFQNLFTAVEDHFELCLAKCRTSSQSVQHENTYRNPQAKYCYGESPPELLPV